The Methylobacterium sp. PvR107 genome contains a region encoding:
- the ilvC gene encoding ketol-acid reductoisomerase, translating to MRVYYDRDADLNLIKGKKVAIVGYGSQGHAHALNLRDSGVKDIVIALREGSATAKKAEHEGFKVLPVAEAAKWADVVMMLTPDELQGDIYRESLEGNMKQGAALLFAHGLNVHFNLIEPRKDLDVLMVAPKGPGHTVRSEYLRGGGVPTLIAIAQDASGNAHDLGLSYASANGGGRAGIIETTFKEECETDLFGEQAVLCGGLVELIKAGFETLVEAGYAPEMAYFECLHEVKLIVDLIYEGGIANMNYSISNTAEYGEYVTGPRIVTPETKAEMKRVLNDIQSGTFTRNWMLENKVNQTSFKATRAKLAAHPIEEVGAKLRGMMPWISEKALVDKTRN from the coding sequence ATGCGGGTGTATTACGATCGCGACGCCGACCTGAACCTGATCAAGGGCAAGAAGGTCGCCATCGTCGGCTACGGCAGCCAGGGCCACGCCCACGCGCTGAACCTGCGCGATTCCGGCGTGAAGGACATCGTCATCGCCCTGCGCGAGGGTTCCGCCACCGCCAAGAAGGCCGAGCACGAGGGCTTCAAGGTCCTGCCGGTCGCCGAGGCGGCCAAGTGGGCCGACGTGGTGATGATGCTCACCCCCGACGAGCTGCAGGGCGACATCTACCGCGAGTCCCTCGAGGGCAACATGAAGCAGGGCGCCGCGCTCCTGTTCGCCCACGGCCTCAACGTCCACTTCAACCTGATCGAGCCGCGCAAGGACCTCGACGTCCTGATGGTCGCCCCGAAGGGCCCGGGCCACACCGTGCGCTCCGAGTACCTGCGCGGCGGCGGCGTGCCGACCCTGATCGCCATCGCGCAGGACGCGAGCGGAAACGCCCACGACCTCGGCCTGTCCTACGCCTCGGCGAATGGCGGCGGCCGCGCCGGCATCATCGAGACGACCTTCAAGGAGGAGTGCGAGACCGACCTGTTCGGCGAGCAGGCCGTGCTCTGCGGCGGCCTCGTCGAGCTGATCAAGGCCGGCTTCGAGACCCTGGTCGAGGCGGGCTACGCCCCCGAGATGGCCTATTTCGAGTGCCTCCACGAGGTGAAGCTGATCGTCGACCTCATCTACGAGGGCGGCATCGCCAACATGAACTACTCGATCTCCAACACGGCCGAGTACGGCGAGTACGTCACCGGCCCGCGCATCGTCACGCCCGAGACCAAGGCCGAGATGAAGCGCGTGCTGAACGACATCCAGTCGGGCACCTTCACCCGCAACTGGATGCTGGAGAACAAGGTCAACCAGACCTCGTTCAAGGCGACTCGCGCCAAGCTCGCCGCCCACCCGATCGAGGAGGTCGGCGCCAAGCTCCGCGGCATGATGCCGTGGATCTCCGAGAAGGCGCTGGTCGACAAGACCCGCAACTGA
- a CDS encoding pyridoxamine 5'-phosphate oxidase family protein produces MASLYSDAHRALQEEFGTTKLAVRLDEDWVHETVQPDEAAFIGSRDMFFLSTVDPDGMPTVSYKGGPTGFVKVLDPSTLVFPGFDGNGMFYSMGNIEGQAKVGLLFIDFETPHRIRVQGHATLLRDDALMAAYTEAKYLVKVAVTKIWINCPRYIHQYQKLEQNKYVPRPGRETPLAAWKRLDLAGDVISDEDKARVAREGKLEVSEYEALVARGEA; encoded by the coding sequence ATGGCATCGCTCTATTCCGACGCGCACCGGGCGCTGCAGGAGGAGTTCGGCACCACCAAGCTTGCCGTGCGGCTCGACGAGGACTGGGTCCACGAGACCGTCCAGCCGGACGAGGCCGCCTTCATCGGCTCCCGCGACATGTTCTTCCTCTCGACCGTCGACCCGGACGGGATGCCGACGGTCTCCTACAAGGGCGGCCCCACGGGCTTCGTGAAGGTGCTCGACCCCAGCACGCTGGTGTTCCCGGGCTTCGACGGCAACGGCATGTTCTACTCGATGGGCAACATCGAGGGGCAGGCCAAGGTCGGCCTGCTGTTCATCGACTTCGAGACGCCCCATCGCATCCGCGTGCAAGGCCACGCGACGCTGTTGCGCGACGACGCCCTGATGGCCGCGTACACCGAGGCCAAGTACCTCGTGAAGGTCGCGGTGACGAAGATCTGGATCAACTGCCCGCGCTACATCCACCAGTATCAGAAGCTCGAGCAGAACAAGTACGTGCCGCGGCCCGGCCGCGAGACGCCGCTGGCCGCCTGGAAGCGTCTGGACCTCGCGGGCGACGTGATCAGCGACGAAGACAAGGCGCGGGTCGCCCGGGAGGGTAAGCTGGAGGTCTCGGAGTACGAGGCGCTGGTCGCCCGCGGCGAGGCCTGA
- the tam gene encoding trans-aconitate 2-methyltransferase, which translates to MADWNPALYTRFEDERTRPAAELLARVPLDAPRLAVDLGCGPGNSTALIAARFPDAEVIGLDTSPAMLESASARLPGLSFALADAATWVPERAPDLIYANAVLQWLPDHATLLPRLFGLLAPGGVLAVQMPDNLAEPTHRLMREVAAAGPWAATIGDPAVAGRLGRMLEPAAYYDLLAPLAAEVDVWRTAYHHRMADAAAIVDWVSATGLRPFLDPLAPGEKAGFLAAYTCAIDAAYTPRSDGQRLLAFPRVFIVARKAP; encoded by the coding sequence ATGGCCGACTGGAACCCCGCCCTCTACACCCGCTTCGAGGACGAGCGGACGCGGCCGGCGGCCGAGCTCCTCGCGCGCGTGCCCCTCGACGCGCCGCGTCTGGCCGTCGATCTCGGCTGCGGGCCGGGCAATTCCACCGCGCTGATCGCGGCGCGCTTCCCCGACGCGGAGGTGATCGGCCTCGACACATCCCCCGCCATGCTGGAGAGCGCCAGCGCCCGCCTGCCGGGCCTGTCCTTCGCGCTGGCCGATGCCGCCACCTGGGTGCCGGAGCGCGCCCCCGACCTGATCTACGCCAACGCCGTCCTGCAATGGCTGCCGGACCACGCGACTCTGCTGCCGCGGCTGTTCGGACTTCTCGCCCCGGGCGGGGTGCTCGCCGTGCAGATGCCCGACAACCTCGCCGAGCCCACCCACCGACTGATGCGCGAAGTCGCGGCGGCCGGCCCCTGGGCGGCAACGATCGGCGACCCGGCCGTGGCCGGCCGCCTCGGCCGCATGCTAGAGCCCGCAGCCTACTACGACCTGCTGGCGCCATTGGCCGCCGAGGTCGATGTCTGGCGCACCGCCTATCACCATAGGATGGCGGATGCGGCCGCCATCGTGGACTGGGTGAGCGCCACGGGGCTCCGGCCCTTCCTCGATCCGCTGGCGCCCGGGGAGAAGGCCGGCTTCCTGGCGGCCTATACCTGCGCGATCGACGCCGCCTACACGCCGCGCAGCGACGGGCAGCGCCTGCTCGCCTTCCCGCGGGTGTTCATCGTCGCCCGAAAAGCCCCGTAG
- a CDS encoding haloacid dehalogenase type II, whose amino-acid sequence MTVRALVFDVFGTLVDWRSGVAREVARLLAPVAPGLDAGAFADAWRARYNPSMETVRSGARPFVDLDTLQAESLPDVLAQFGIAGVSEAVQRELVQAWHRLDAWPEVPDAMRRLREKHLLAPNSNGHVRLMADLARRNGLIFDAVLGAGYSRDYKPKPALYRDAIAAFGFAAGETMMVAAHSNDLAAAASHGLSTAHVARPHEHGPAGGETAPTVPVTHAARDLADLADQLGC is encoded by the coding sequence ATGACCGTCCGGGCGCTGGTCTTCGACGTCTTCGGTACGCTGGTCGACTGGCGCTCCGGCGTTGCCCGCGAGGTGGCGCGGCTGCTCGCGCCCGTCGCGCCGGGCCTCGATGCCGGCGCCTTCGCGGATGCGTGGCGCGCCCGGTACAATCCCTCGATGGAGACGGTGCGCTCCGGCGCGCGGCCCTTCGTCGACCTCGACACGCTCCAGGCCGAATCGCTGCCCGACGTGCTGGCGCAGTTCGGCATCGCGGGCGTATCCGAGGCCGTGCAGCGCGAGCTGGTCCAGGCCTGGCACCGGCTCGACGCGTGGCCCGAGGTGCCGGACGCGATGCGGCGACTACGCGAAAAACACCTCCTTGCGCCGAATTCGAACGGGCATGTCCGGCTGATGGCCGACCTCGCCCGCCGCAACGGGCTGATCTTCGACGCGGTGCTCGGCGCCGGCTATTCCCGCGACTACAAGCCGAAGCCGGCGCTCTACCGCGACGCGATCGCGGCGTTCGGCTTCGCGGCGGGAGAGACCATGATGGTCGCCGCCCATTCGAACGATCTCGCGGCGGCCGCGAGCCACGGATTGTCCACCGCGCATGTCGCCCGGCCGCACGAGCACGGGCCGGCCGGCGGCGAGACCGCGCCGACGGTGCCGGTCACGCACGCGGCGCGAGACCTCGCGGATCTCGCCGACCAGCTCGGCTGCTGA
- the trpS gene encoding tryptophan--tRNA ligase, with amino-acid sequence MAAFTELVFSGVQPTGNLHLGNYLGAVKRFVEMQERDAQCLYCVVDMHAITVWQDPEALRGQIREVTAAFLAAGIDPKRSIVFNQSQVPQHAELAWVFNCVARLGWLNRMTQFKEKAGKDRENASIGLYDYPVLMAADILAYRATHVPVGEDQKQHLELTRDIAQKFNTDFGGSIAAHGHGDAFFPITEPLIGGPAARVMSLRDGTKKMSKSDPSDNSRINLTDDADAIAQKIRRAKTDPEPLPSEVAGLKERPEADNLVGIYAALAGITREEVLRDFGGAQFSAFKPALADLAVTNLAPIAGEMRRLTADPGHIDAVLADGSARAETIAAQTLDAVKDIVGFVRRGPSLQAVR; translated from the coding sequence ATGGCCGCGTTCACCGAATTGGTCTTCTCGGGCGTCCAGCCCACCGGCAACCTGCATCTCGGTAACTATCTCGGGGCGGTGAAGCGCTTCGTGGAGATGCAGGAGCGCGACGCGCAGTGCCTGTATTGCGTGGTCGATATGCACGCGATCACCGTCTGGCAGGATCCGGAAGCGCTGCGCGGCCAGATCCGCGAGGTCACGGCCGCGTTCCTGGCCGCCGGCATCGATCCGAAGCGCTCGATCGTGTTCAACCAGAGTCAGGTGCCACAGCACGCCGAGCTCGCCTGGGTGTTCAACTGCGTCGCCCGCCTCGGCTGGTTGAACCGCATGACCCAGTTCAAGGAGAAGGCCGGCAAGGACCGGGAGAACGCTTCGATCGGGCTCTACGATTACCCGGTGCTGATGGCGGCCGACATCCTGGCCTACCGGGCGACGCATGTGCCGGTCGGCGAGGACCAGAAGCAGCATCTGGAGCTGACCCGGGACATCGCCCAGAAGTTCAACACCGACTTCGGCGGCTCCATCGCGGCGCACGGCCACGGCGACGCCTTCTTCCCGATCACCGAGCCGCTGATCGGCGGCCCGGCCGCCCGGGTCATGTCGCTGCGCGACGGGACCAAGAAGATGTCGAAGTCGGACCCGTCCGACAATTCCCGCATCAACCTCACGGACGACGCGGATGCCATCGCCCAGAAGATCCGCCGGGCCAAGACCGATCCGGAGCCCCTGCCCTCCGAAGTGGCCGGGCTGAAGGAGCGGCCGGAGGCCGACAATCTCGTGGGGATCTACGCGGCGCTCGCCGGAATCACCCGCGAGGAGGTACTGCGCGACTTCGGCGGGGCGCAGTTCTCGGCCTTCAAGCCAGCGCTCGCCGACCTCGCGGTGACGAACCTCGCGCCGATCGCCGGTGAGATGCGCCGCCTCACGGCCGATCCCGGCCATATCGACGCCGTGCTGGCCGATGGCTCCGCCCGGGCCGAGACCATCGCGGCGCAGACGCTCGACGCCGTCAAGGACATCGTCGGCTTCGTGCGGCGCGGTCCGAGCCTTCAGGCGGTGCGATGA